From Calditrichota bacterium, a single genomic window includes:
- a CDS encoding acetyl-CoA carboxylase carboxyltransferase subunit beta: MAWFKRKNFGLIPQKKKDLPGGLWLKCEKCGEIIYKKELDRHLYVCWKCGHHFRLVAKMYVQILLDEGSFEEFNAHITSKDPLKFKAAKKYSDQLKNSMKKAGSNEAVITGFGKIDGMPVVMCVMNFSFIGGSMGSVVGEKIARATREAIKSRLPLIIISASGGARMMEGALSLMQMAKTSAYLAKLSDEKLPFISIVTNPTTGGVSASYAMLGDVVIAEPGALIGFAGPRVIKQTIGQDLPEGFQTAEFLLQHGFIDAIYKRTELKEKLALLIKFFTKNGKSENRIDEKNENFAY, encoded by the coding sequence ATGGCATGGTTTAAGAGAAAAAATTTCGGTTTAATTCCTCAGAAGAAGAAAGACCTTCCCGGGGGACTGTGGCTCAAATGCGAGAAGTGCGGGGAAATTATTTACAAAAAAGAATTAGATCGACATCTGTACGTTTGCTGGAAATGCGGTCACCATTTCCGGCTGGTGGCAAAAATGTACGTGCAGATTTTGCTGGATGAAGGTTCTTTCGAGGAATTTAACGCTCACATCACATCCAAAGACCCGCTGAAATTTAAAGCCGCAAAAAAGTACAGCGACCAGCTCAAAAATAGCATGAAAAAAGCCGGGTCAAATGAGGCGGTCATCACCGGTTTCGGAAAAATTGACGGCATGCCTGTCGTGATGTGCGTGATGAATTTTTCCTTCATCGGCGGGAGCATGGGTTCTGTTGTTGGCGAAAAAATAGCCCGGGCTACGCGCGAGGCAATCAAAAGTCGGCTGCCGTTAATTATCATTTCCGCCTCCGGAGGCGCGCGCATGATGGAAGGGGCGCTTTCCCTGATGCAAATGGCAAAAACATCGGCGTATTTGGCAAAATTATCCGATGAAAAATTACCGTTCATTTCTATTGTGACCAATCCGACCACCGGCGGCGTGTCCGCAAGTTACGCCATGTTGGGCGACGTCGTCATTGCCGAACCGGGCGCGCTCATCGGCTTTGCCGGTCCGCGAGTCATCAAACAAACTATCGGACAGGATTTGCCCGAAGGTTTTCAAACGGCGGAATTTTTGCTGCAGCATGGCTTCATCGACGCCATTTACAAAAGGACTGAATTGAAAGAGAAGTTGGCTTTATTAATAAAATTTTTTACAAAAAACGGAAAGAGCGAAAATCGAATAGATGAAAAAAATGAAAATTTTGCTTACTAA
- the surE gene encoding 5'/3'-nucleotidase SurE, which yields MKILLTNDDGINAPGLYALYEEMKKEGEVFVVAPDSEKSAVGHAITLSDPLRVTNFVKNSDFFGYSVNGTPSDCVKLAYWALDIRPDILISGINLGSNTGINIIYSGTVSAATEGMFLNIPSFAISLTTFTHPNFKIAARFARKLSRIVLKNGLPKGTLLNVNVPAVDDEREISGIQITKQGKAHYREEFDKRSDPHNRVYYWLTGQKVELEEEDNVDDRAILNNKISITPIHFDLTDYVAMEKLEKWDFKDLMREKSE from the coding sequence ATGAAAATTTTGCTTACTAATGACGACGGAATTAACGCGCCGGGTTTGTACGCCTTGTACGAAGAAATGAAAAAAGAGGGCGAGGTTTTTGTCGTCGCGCCGGACAGCGAAAAGAGCGCTGTCGGTCACGCGATTACGCTCTCAGATCCGCTGCGCGTGACAAATTTTGTCAAAAACAGTGATTTTTTCGGCTATTCCGTCAATGGCACGCCTTCCGATTGCGTCAAACTGGCGTACTGGGCGTTGGACATTCGACCTGATATTTTAATTTCCGGCATTAATTTGGGATCGAATACCGGCATTAACATTATTTATTCGGGTACAGTGTCTGCTGCGACAGAGGGTATGTTTCTGAACATTCCTTCTTTTGCCATTTCTTTGACAACTTTTACTCACCCGAATTTCAAAATAGCGGCACGTTTTGCGAGAAAGTTATCGCGGATTGTTTTGAAAAACGGCCTCCCCAAAGGGACATTGCTCAACGTGAATGTGCCGGCTGTGGATGACGAACGAGAAATCAGCGGCATTCAGATTACAAAACAGGGCAAAGCGCATTATCGCGAGGAATTTGACAAGCGCAGCGATCCGCACAATCGCGTCTATTATTGGCTCACGGGTCAGAAGGTCGAATTGGAAGAAGAAGACAACGTCGATGACCGGGCTATTTTAAACAACAAAATTTCCATCACACCGATTCATTTTGATTTGACGGATTACGTTGCCATGGAAAAGTTGGAAAAGTGGGACTTCAAGGATCTGATGCGAGAGAAAAGTGAATGA